One Cryptomeria japonica chromosome 9, Sugi_1.0, whole genome shotgun sequence genomic window carries:
- the LOC131858148 gene encoding E3 ubiquitin-protein ligase RDUF1-like gives MEEAMCPALQHFVSASPICFSNRFDDDYVGRQLTAAVVEAAMEKIKAEVYTPLSQKSGKKIRKKRIATQLPIRARFVWRIFFAKQELLSLPCNDKFHSECLMPWIKRQGQCPVCRLDLTGRPASVNNLNQPQNLNANVGDEMALIIRVMEEVFAWLHPYPR, from the coding sequence ATGGAAGAGGCTATGTGTCCGGCCCTGCAACATTTTGTGAGTGCATCCCCAATATGTTTCAGCAATAGATTTGATGACGACTACGTTGGGCGTCAATTGACAGCTGCAGTAGTGGAGGCTGCCATGGAAAAAATAAAGGCCGAAGTTTACACGCCGCTTTCTCAAAAATCAggaaagaaaataaggaagaagagGATAGCGACCCAGCTCCCCATACGTGCTCGATTTGTTTGGAGGATTTTTTTTGCCAAGCAAGAGCTTTTGAGTCTTCCATGCAACGATAAATTTCATTCCGAGTGTTTAATGCCATGGATTAAACGGCAGGGGCAGTGTCCTGTGTGCAGGTTGGATCTCACTGGAAGGCCCGCTTCAGTAAATAATCTTAATCAACCCCAAAATTTGAATGCAAATGTAGGAGATGAAATGGCGCTGATTATAAGAGTCATGGAAGAGGTTTTTGCTTGGCTTCATCCATATCCGCGTTAA